Genomic segment of Helicobacter enhydrae:
TTGATTGGATGAATGCTTATGCATTTGATGAAATCCATATAGGACATACAGAAAGCTTTGAGATTTGTATAACAAAAGAAAAAATGGATAGTTTTTTGCGTATTACAGGCGATATTAATCCTATGCATTTGGATTCTCAATATGCTAAAAAAAGTGGTTTTGAATCACGCATTGTATATGGAATGCTTAGTGCGAGTTTTTTATCAACATTTGCAGGAGTTTATTTACCAGGTAAATTTTGTCTTTTGCATGAAGTGGCATTGAAATTTTCAAATCCTGTATATGTTGGCGATACGCTAAAAATTACAGGCAGAGTAAGTGAAAAACAAGAAGCTTACCAGCAAATTACTATCAAGATGATTATTGAAAGGATTCAACGCGAAGGTGGCGGGGGGGGGGATTTATGTGTAAAAACAAAAATTGCCAAAGGGTATATTAAGGCAGGTGTTTTGAAAAATTGTGATAATGAGGAGGAGAGTTGAAAGATGTGGTTTTGATTACAGGTGCGAGTTCTGATTTGGGACTTGCACTTATTGATGCATTGGATTCACAAACGATGATCCTAGCACATTATCATAGTCATAATGTTTTTAATGATTTGAAATTTAAAAATAAAAATATTATGCCTATCCAGTGTGATTTAAGCAATAAAGCACAGGTGTTGAGAATGATAAAAGATATAGATTCTATTGCATTGCCTAACAAAATCGTTCATTTTGCTGCTCCTAAAATCCATAATAGACATTTTAAAAATCTAACATGGGAGGATTATTGTAATCATATAAAGATTTCTCTAGAATCCATCTTTTATATTCTTAATTATTTTCTGCCAAAACTAGTAAAAGATAAAAATACAATTGATAAGAAAGTGGTTTTTGTGCTCTCAAGTTGCACAAAAGGTATTCCGCCTGCTACGCTAAGTGATTATGTAACTACAAAATATGCACTTTTAGGGTTTTTGAAGTCCCTTGCTTCAGAATATAGAGAAAAAAATATTCAATTTAATGCTGTATCGCCTTCGATGATCGAAACAAAATTTTTAGAAAATTTAAATGAAAAAATCATAGAATTGAATGCAAACCGCCACCCTTTAAAACGCAATGCAACACCCAATGATGTAATTCCTGCAATTTTATTTTTATTAAGTAAAAGTGCCAATTTTATTAATGGTGAAAATTTCACACTTTCTGGCGGAGAGGTTTTTTAATGCTTTTTTCATCTTATATTTTTGTATTCATTTTTTTACCTATAGTGTTTGCAGTATATTTTATACTCAATTCCAAAGGATTTTACCGCTTTTCAATTGCTTGGCTTACTTTTGCAAGCTTGTTTTTTTATTCCTATTGGAATATTGCCTATTTGCCTCTTTTATTGCTTTCGATCACTTTTAATTACACCATCTCTGGCTATATGCTGAAAGCAACAGATTCATCAGTATTTAGTCGCAAAACATTGTTAATTATTGCATTGGTTTTTAATATTGCCCTACTTGGCTTGTTTAAATATATGGATTTTTTTATAGATAATATCAATTTTGTTTTCGGGAGTCATATTGGATTATTGCATATTGTTTTGCCCTTAGGAATTAGTTTTTTCACAATCACACAAATTGCGTTTCTAGTGGATTGCTATGAAGGTTTGGTTAAAGAACGCAATCCGTTAAATTATGCGTTGTTTGTTACATTTTTTCCCCATCTAATCGCTGGACCAATATTGCATCACAAAGAGATGATGCCACAATTTGCCGATACAAAAAATAAAATTTTAAATTATGAGAATCTTGCTATAGGATTATTTCTTTTTGCAATTGGATTATTCAAAAAGACTGTTATTGCTGATAGTTTTGCACCTTGGGCAGATGCTGGATTTGATGCAGTAGATAATGGGTTGGTATTAAATCTCTTTGAATCTTGGGCTACGATTTTAAGCTATGCTTTTCAACTCTATTTTGATTTTAGTGGATATAGTGATATGGCTGTAGCTTTGGGCTTGATGTTTAATGTCAAACTCCCCATTAATTTCAACTCACCTTTTAAAGCATTAAATATCTCTGATTTTTGGCGTAGATGGCATATGAGTTTGACAAATTTTTTGACAACTTATATTTATACGCCTATGATTAGAGTATTCCAAAATCCTTCTTTTGCAAAAATGATGTTAGCAACATTTGTTACATTTTTTATTGCTGGAATCTGGCATGGGGCTGGTTGGGGATTTGTGATTTTTGGAGCATTGCATGGTGTGGCTTTGGTTGTCAATCAATATTGGAAAAAGAAATTGAGCAAAATACTAAAAGTTAAGATTCCAAAAATCATATCTTGGTTTTTGACTTTTATTTTTGTGCTGATTGCTTGGGTCTTTTTTAGGGCAGAAAGTGTGCAAGGTGCATTCAATTTGCTCAAAGGAATGTTTAGCACAAATATCGTTTTGCCTATCTCTTTGGAGACTAGATTGAACTTTTTAATGCAATATGGTATAGCATTTGGTAGATGGGCATCGGTCATTACAGAACCTAGCTATGTTGTTTTTTCTAGCATTGTATTTGGTTTTGTTGTATGTTTAGGATTTAAAAATAGTATGCAAATTATTGCGAATTTCAAACCTACCAAACTTATGCTTTTAGCCATTGTTTTTTTGTCTGTCATTGCATTGTTGTGTTTTGATAGGACACAGCAATTTTTGTATTTTAATTTTTAGGGATTGATTGATGAAATATAAAACTTTTGTTTTATCTTATATTTTTATTGTGTGTGCTTTAATATTGCTAGTTGTAATGGTTTTGTTTTATTTATCAAGAATTTTTGAACACAATAGTTTTGAAACAATCGTGAAAAGACAGACAGAACAAAACTCTATTTATGGCACAGCATTAAATGAAAATGTCTTTGGTTATAAGCTTGAACTCATAAAGCAAAGAAAGCCCGAAGTGATAGCACTTGGTTCATCAAGAGTGGGGCAAATTAGAGAGGAATTTTTTACCACTTCTTTTGTTACTGCATCTAATGCAATGAATACTCTAAAAGAAGGGAAATATTTTTTACAAAAAGTATTAGAATTTTATAAACCCAAATTGGTGCTTATAGGATTGGATCCTTGGTTTTTTAATCCATCTATTCAAAATTACAAGATTGCGGAATATCAACAAATTGCAGGCACTAATATCAATATGCCAAAAATTAAAAGTATATTGCATCTCATCTATAAGAAGCAATTTTTCAAGCCAAAATATATTTTTGACAATCATTTTATTTCAAATCCTTATACCAGTCTTGACTCTTTGGGATTGAATGCTATATACAAAGGTAGAGGGTTTCTAAAAGATGGATCTTATTTGTATAGTGAAGTATTTATTGATAAACCTACACAAGATGCAGGGTTTCAGGATACGACTCATAGGATTGAAAACAATTTGGCTCAATTTGTTTATGCTTCCCATATTGATAAAAGCCGCATAGAAGATCTTTTGAGTATGCTAAAGATTTTAACTGATCATCATATAGAGTTTGTAATTTTTATCACTCCTATGGCTCCACAAATATACACTCTTATGAAATCAAAACAAGAAAAATATGCCTATATTGAGGAACTATTTATCGCATTACAAAAGGCACATATCAAATTTTACAATTACTTTGATCCAACTCCTCTTAGTCGCAATAATTGTGAATTTCTCGATGGCTTTCATGGAGGAGATGTATTTTATGCAAGGATGTTTTATGATATGGCACAAAAACATACTTTATTAAAATCATATTCTAATCTCTCTTATCTTAGCGACATTATTACTACTCATAAGGGTAGGGTTTTTTCCAAAGATTCAATTAGCTTTTTCCCTGAAAAAGATTTTTTAAGACTTGGATGCAAAAAATGAAACTCATAACATCGCTTTGCTAACAAACCTTGAGAGTTTCTCCCACTCACTCTTTCACCCCCACGCTTCTAGCTCGTATTTGCCACCATTGAAACTCTTTGTAAGCCTTTATGCGTTCTATCAAAGCTTTGGGTGCTTTTCTAGGTTTATCCAAGATTTCAATCCCTATTGGATTTTTCCAAGGATAATACTCATCTCCACCCATATAGATTCCAAGCTCATTAGCAAAGATTGTGGTATTGTAGGCAAATGGCTTATCTTGCTTTTGAGTAAGCATATTTTCTCCTCCATTGCTAAAATATCTCACATTTGAAAGAGAATAAGCAAATAGCGTAGGAAAAATATCTTTATGCGATCCAAGTCTTGTAGGATCAAATCCAAATCTAACTGCATCTAAATAGGGCTTGGGAATATACAGATAGAGTGGGACTGAAAAATTTAGAAACTCTCTTTTGACTTCAAATGGGACAAGGCTACGCATTTTGTGATCACCTGTGGCTGCAATGATTGTTCTATCTTTGAGTGGTGAAGTTTTGATAAAATCCAAAAACTTTCCAAAACTATCATTGGCATATTGATAAGCCTCAGCAATAAGCATTCTTTTTTCATTGGGTAATATTTTTGAAATATCTTTTTTGAGAGGATAGGGTTTGTAATGAGTGGGGATAATCTCTGGCGGATGATTGGATGTCGTTAAAATGCAGATAAACAACGGCTTCGTGGCTTCCTGTAGAAGCTTGATGACCAAACGATAAACATATTCATCAGGAATGCCATAAGCTGTCTTGTATTGTTTGGATTGGGGATATAGATCAATGATTTCATTAGAATCATAAACTTTGTGTGCTCCCTGCACCAACGCATAATCCCCATACCCTGCCCAACTTGCATTTC
This window contains:
- a CDS encoding MaoC/PaaZ C-terminal domain-containing protein; the encoded protein is MNAYAFDEIHIGHTESFEICITKEKMDSFLRITGDINPMHLDSQYAKKSGFESRIVYGMLSASFLSTFAGVYLPGKFCLLHEVALKFSNPVYVGDTLKITGRVSEKQEAYQQITIKMIIERIQREGGGGGDLCVKTKIAKGYIKAGVLKNCDNEEES
- a CDS encoding SDR family oxidoreductase, whose translation is MVLITGASSDLGLALIDALDSQTMILAHYHSHNVFNDLKFKNKNIMPIQCDLSNKAQVLRMIKDIDSIALPNKIVHFAAPKIHNRHFKNLTWEDYCNHIKISLESIFYILNYFLPKLVKDKNTIDKKVVFVLSSCTKGIPPATLSDYVTTKYALLGFLKSLASEYREKNIQFNAVSPSMIETKFLENLNEKIIELNANRHPLKRNATPNDVIPAILFLLSKSANFINGENFTLSGGEVF
- a CDS encoding MBOAT family O-acyltransferase, producing the protein MLFSSYIFVFIFLPIVFAVYFILNSKGFYRFSIAWLTFASLFFYSYWNIAYLPLLLLSITFNYTISGYMLKATDSSVFSRKTLLIIALVFNIALLGLFKYMDFFIDNINFVFGSHIGLLHIVLPLGISFFTITQIAFLVDCYEGLVKERNPLNYALFVTFFPHLIAGPILHHKEMMPQFADTKNKILNYENLAIGLFLFAIGLFKKTVIADSFAPWADAGFDAVDNGLVLNLFESWATILSYAFQLYFDFSGYSDMAVALGLMFNVKLPINFNSPFKALNISDFWRRWHMSLTNFLTTYIYTPMIRVFQNPSFAKMMLATFVTFFIAGIWHGAGWGFVIFGALHGVALVVNQYWKKKLSKILKVKIPKIISWFLTFIFVLIAWVFFRAESVQGAFNLLKGMFSTNIVLPISLETRLNFLMQYGIAFGRWASVITEPSYVVFSSIVFGFVVCLGFKNSMQIIANFKPTKLMLLAIVFLSVIALLCFDRTQQFLYFNF
- a CDS encoding LTA synthase family protein translates to MRSQSNVSSLKRINHLVPHPIMAFAWAIRDYREGVDFSLADSKEGKALLSKAKISFFETTPQNPFLRENPPHVILNLMESFGNNFLAFDDKVAFDLLGSLRHHFESDFVFSRFLPYSNGTAASLSGLFFGSPMAHIGLSKVKNKALEGNAFGLYAQNGYEVIFLTAGNASWAGYGDYALVQGAHKVYDSNEIIDLYPQSKQYKTAYGIPDEYVYRLVIKLLQEATKPLFICILTTSNHPPEIIPTHYKPYPLKKDISKILPNEKRMLIAEAYQYANDSFGKFLDFIKTSPLKDRTIIAATGDHKMRSLVPFEVKREFLNFSVPLYLYIPKPYLDAVRFGFDPTRLGSHKDIFPTLFAYSLSNVRYFSNGGENMLTQKQDKPFAYNTTIFANELGIYMGGDEYYPWKNPIGIEILDKPRKAPKALIERIKAYKEFQWWQIRARSVGVKE